A single genomic interval of Fretibacterium sp. OH1220_COT-178 harbors:
- a CDS encoding S9 family peptidase, whose protein sequence is MKRPVEHKDLLGFRFLANPAFSPDGESIVYRVSRPDLEKNGYESDLWLTDLRTGTSRRLTSSGSEQFFCWSRDGARIVFASKRDAPKCSHAQKSKATRFYVLPVDGGEAEFLFEIPNAASAIQALDENRYLITAIFEPEYDNPEGADVMIFEQLPFMANGKGYIGQRRTGLGIYDRTTGEFKRLTSPTMDVVRTTLNSDRTAVLVVAADYKDVKPLDNGVYELNLDSGTCKNLAEGLACTFKHAAWSDGEVVVTATDRKRTGVNQNVQIHRLGDGELVCLTPELDSSLGHAVVADCSYGCTELSGALFPSAMGLICCATDVMKSRICSVAPDGRLKVLTAATSAVIDYAVSDRRIAYIAYEGLNLPELYVLEGGTERRLTSFNRPLFEELSLSQPIHVTVPSGDGWTLDGWYMRPVNFEEGRRYPTILHIHGGPKAAFGDVYHHEMQCWAARGYAVIYCNPRGGDGRGSAFEDIRGRYGDVDYRDLMAFTDWCIENLKFVDPERLGVTGGSYGGYMTNWIITQTDRFKAAVSQRSIANWVSKFGGCDIGFYYVEDQHLGTPWKNSEAAWAESPVRYADRARTPTLFIHSTEDFRCELNQGFQMFTALKALGVESRMCVFKGENHELSRSGKPRNRLARLREICGWFDAHL, encoded by the coding sequence ATGAAGCGCCCCGTGGAACACAAGGATCTTCTCGGATTCCGTTTTCTGGCCAATCCGGCCTTCTCCCCCGACGGGGAGAGTATTGTCTACCGCGTCAGCCGACCCGACCTGGAGAAGAACGGCTATGAATCGGACCTCTGGCTCACCGATCTCCGCACGGGGACCAGCAGGCGGCTGACGTCGTCCGGCTCCGAGCAATTCTTTTGCTGGAGCCGCGACGGAGCTCGGATTGTCTTCGCCTCGAAGCGCGACGCCCCCAAGTGCTCGCACGCCCAAAAGAGCAAGGCAACCCGTTTTTATGTCCTCCCCGTCGACGGCGGCGAAGCCGAGTTCCTCTTCGAAATCCCGAATGCCGCAAGCGCCATACAGGCGCTGGACGAGAACCGCTACCTGATCACGGCGATCTTCGAGCCCGAGTACGACAACCCCGAGGGCGCGGATGTCATGATTTTCGAGCAGCTCCCCTTCATGGCCAACGGCAAGGGCTACATCGGACAGCGACGCACGGGACTGGGCATCTACGACCGGACGACGGGCGAGTTCAAACGCCTGACTTCCCCCACCATGGACGTCGTGCGCACGACCCTGAACTCCGACCGCACCGCCGTGCTGGTCGTCGCGGCGGACTATAAAGATGTCAAACCGCTCGACAACGGAGTTTACGAATTGAATCTCGATTCAGGAACCTGCAAGAACCTCGCCGAAGGCCTGGCCTGCACATTCAAGCACGCCGCATGGAGCGACGGTGAGGTCGTCGTCACGGCCACGGATCGAAAGAGGACGGGCGTCAACCAGAACGTGCAGATCCATCGCCTGGGGGACGGCGAACTCGTCTGTCTGACCCCCGAGCTGGACTCCAGCCTGGGTCACGCTGTCGTCGCGGACTGCAGCTACGGCTGTACCGAGCTGTCCGGAGCCCTTTTCCCGAGCGCCATGGGCCTGATCTGCTGCGCCACCGACGTCATGAAAAGCCGCATTTGCTCGGTGGCCCCCGACGGCCGCTTGAAGGTCCTGACTGCGGCGACCTCCGCCGTGATCGACTACGCCGTCTCGGACCGCCGTATCGCCTACATCGCCTACGAGGGTTTGAATCTTCCGGAGCTCTATGTTTTGGAGGGAGGGACCGAGAGGCGCCTGACCTCGTTCAACCGGCCGCTCTTCGAGGAATTGAGCCTGTCGCAGCCCATCCACGTCACCGTTCCCAGCGGAGACGGCTGGACTCTGGACGGCTGGTACATGCGCCCCGTCAACTTCGAGGAGGGCAGGCGGTATCCCACGATCCTCCACATCCATGGCGGGCCCAAGGCCGCCTTCGGCGACGTGTATCACCATGAGATGCAGTGCTGGGCCGCGCGGGGCTACGCCGTCATCTACTGCAATCCCCGCGGCGGCGATGGGCGAGGCAGTGCGTTCGAGGACATCCGAGGCCGCTACGGGGATGTGGATTACCGCGATCTGATGGCCTTCACGGACTGGTGCATCGAAAACCTGAAGTTCGTCGATCCCGAACGTCTCGGCGTCACCGGCGGCTCCTACGGCGGCTACATGACCAACTGGATCATCACACAAACGGACCGTTTCAAGGCTGCCGTCTCCCAGCGGAGCATCGCCAACTGGGTCTCCAAGTTCGGGGGCTGCGACATCGGCTTTTACTACGTGGAGGACCAGCACCTGGGTACCCCTTGGAAAAACTCGGAGGCCGCCTGGGCGGAATCTCCCGTGCGATATGCCGATCGGGCTCGGACCCCCACTCTCTTCATCCACTCGACCGAGGATTTCCGCTGCGAACTGAACCAGGGTTTTCAGATGTTCACGGCACTGAAGGCCCTGGGGGTCGAGTCCAGGATGTGCGTGTTCAAGGGCGAGAACCACGAGCTCAGCCGTTCCGGAAAGCCCAGGAATCGGCTGGCCCGCCTGCGGGAGATCTGCGGCTGGTTCGACGCCCATCTCTAG
- a CDS encoding aminotransferase class III-fold pyridoxal phosphate-dependent enzyme, translated as MAKEISKSLDIVRRDGEVLSPCFRSPYYPFAVHSGSGALLFDADGNTYIDFSASAGVLNTGMCHPAVVEAVCAQTREMIGYTIGYMYEESAVELAEMLCRIVPGDFTKSVAYGLSGSDAMDGAIKFARKYTGRSHVLSFLTAYHGTTYGAISASAISLNMHRGIGPLLPDLHYFPYPECPRCPWEQSPELCALECLEELQRALRLHLPPEEVAAVLFEPIAGDAGLVVPPIRYVQALKELCQTHGILFVSDEVQQGMGRTGTWTALEHFGVQADIVALGKALASGLPLSALVMRKEIGDSLEHPGHCFTLAGNSVCCRAALATIRIIEEERLLERSRQTGLWIQNRLGEMKRDFPELGETRGLGLSIGQDFLHPGTDIPDRNGCAKICYRCWERGLILTFLGENTLRIQPPLVLSEEQAQSGLDILADSIRDYRAGRIGDEVLEFAKGWS; from the coding sequence ATGGCAAAGGAAATCTCGAAGAGCCTCGATATCGTGCGGCGTGACGGAGAGGTTCTGTCCCCCTGCTTTCGGTCCCCCTACTACCCCTTCGCAGTGCATTCCGGAAGCGGAGCTCTTCTGTTCGACGCCGACGGAAACACCTATATCGATTTCTCCGCCTCTGCCGGGGTTCTGAATACCGGCATGTGCCACCCTGCAGTCGTCGAGGCCGTATGTGCCCAAACCCGTGAGATGATCGGCTACACTATAGGCTATATGTATGAGGAGTCCGCCGTCGAGCTGGCGGAGATGCTGTGCCGTATCGTTCCCGGCGACTTTACCAAGAGCGTGGCCTACGGGCTCTCGGGATCGGACGCGATGGACGGGGCCATCAAGTTCGCCCGAAAATATACCGGACGCAGCCACGTCCTCTCGTTTCTGACGGCCTACCATGGAACGACCTACGGAGCCATCTCCGCCTCCGCCATCTCCCTGAACATGCACAGGGGCATAGGGCCGCTGCTCCCCGACCTGCACTACTTCCCCTACCCGGAGTGTCCGCGCTGTCCCTGGGAGCAAAGTCCGGAGCTGTGCGCCCTGGAATGTCTCGAAGAGCTGCAAAGAGCCCTTCGTCTCCATCTGCCCCCCGAGGAGGTCGCCGCCGTGCTCTTCGAGCCCATCGCAGGGGATGCGGGGCTCGTCGTCCCCCCGATACGCTACGTTCAAGCCCTGAAGGAACTCTGCCAGACCCACGGCATACTTTTTGTCTCGGACGAGGTTCAGCAGGGCATGGGGAGGACCGGGACCTGGACGGCACTGGAGCATTTCGGCGTCCAGGCCGACATCGTCGCCCTGGGCAAGGCCCTGGCATCGGGCCTGCCTCTGAGCGCGCTGGTGATGCGCAAGGAGATCGGAGACAGTCTGGAACATCCGGGGCACTGCTTCACCCTGGCCGGAAACTCCGTCTGCTGCCGGGCGGCCCTGGCCACAATTCGGATCATCGAGGAGGAGAGGTTGCTCGAACGAAGCCGCCAGACGGGCCTCTGGATCCAGAACCGACTCGGTGAGATGAAACGGGATTTTCCCGAACTCGGCGAGACGAGAGGGCTCGGGCTCTCCATAGGCCAGGATTTTCTGCATCCGGGAACGGACATCCCCGACCGAAACGGCTGCGCGAAGATCTGCTACCGGTGCTGGGAGCGAGGGCTCATCCTGACCTTCCTGGGAGAGAATACCCTCCGAATCCAGCCCCCTCTGGTGCTCTCCGAGGAGCAAGCCCAATCGGGACTGGACATCCTGGCCGACTCCATCCGGGACTACCGAGCGGGGCGGATCGGGGACGAGGTTCTTGAATTTGCGAAAGGGTGGTCATGA
- a CDS encoding metal-dependent transcriptional regulator yields the protein MITARIEDYLEELFLLESTGRTVTVTDLAERLKITKGTVTATVQKLVDQGFLNHERYGALHLTDSGRRKGLVVFRRHEGLRAFFHELLGLDREQSSEMACCMEHYIDTITEERLYALLEYFRRARAEREPWVDEAFVALEKPILLPLPLTLSQEGAKGQLIRLTADEPLRKRLMDSGFTSGTSVTLLQVKDGNYTVQVKRRSLDLPLNEAATVWILAS from the coding sequence ATGATTACAGCTCGCATAGAGGACTACCTGGAAGAGCTCTTTCTTCTGGAGAGTACGGGGCGCACCGTCACCGTCACGGACTTGGCGGAGCGCCTGAAGATCACGAAGGGAACGGTGACGGCCACAGTCCAGAAACTCGTCGATCAAGGCTTTCTCAACCACGAACGATACGGCGCGCTGCACCTGACGGACAGCGGCCGGCGCAAGGGCTTGGTCGTATTTCGCCGGCACGAGGGGCTGCGGGCCTTCTTCCACGAGCTTCTGGGCCTGGACCGGGAGCAGTCCTCCGAGATGGCATGCTGCATGGAGCACTACATCGACACCATCACCGAGGAGCGCCTCTACGCTCTGCTGGAGTACTTCCGCCGCGCCCGCGCAGAGCGGGAACCCTGGGTGGACGAAGCCTTTGTCGCCCTGGAAAAACCGATCCTGCTGCCCCTGCCTCTCACCCTCTCTCAGGAGGGGGCCAAGGGCCAGCTCATACGCCTCACCGCCGACGAGCCCCTGCGCAAGAGGCTCATGGACTCCGGCTTCACCTCCGGCACCTCCGTTACCCTGCTGCAGGTCAAGGACGGCAACTACACCGTCCAGGTAAAGAGACGCTCCCTGGACCTCCCGCTCAACGAGGCCGCGACCGTCTGGATATTGGCGAGCTGA
- the rlmN gene encoding 23S rRNA (adenine(2503)-C(2))-methyltransferase RlmN, giving the protein MRDHGMELERKRGGEDALSLSYEEWRERMEAWGEPRFRADQICNWMHVRKVFDYHEMSNLSKSLRERLSGSMLMPLPVLIREQKSKDGTRKYLWQMADGARVESVLLNHGGHTTACVSSQVGCPLSCVFCATGTLGFGRNLTPGEILGQFLMMERRRLDGGAEQGINNIVFMGMGEPLLNAGNVFKGIRMLNHPKMRNLGARHITISTAGVVPGILDLADFEVPLRLSVSLHAPNDGLRTKLMPINRQYSLSRLVEALRVYRNRTGERITIEYALIDGLNDDPQLAYEMAALLDGLEPYINLIPFNPIPMKPELRRSPEAKVKAFCAALAELRIEFEVRRERGADIMAACGQLAGTLRCT; this is encoded by the coding sequence ATGAGGGATCATGGGATGGAACTTGAAAGAAAACGCGGAGGGGAGGATGCCCTCTCCCTTTCCTACGAGGAATGGAGGGAACGGATGGAGGCGTGGGGGGAGCCCCGTTTCCGTGCCGATCAGATCTGCAACTGGATGCACGTTCGAAAGGTTTTCGACTACCATGAGATGAGCAACCTCTCGAAGTCCCTGCGGGAGCGTCTGAGCGGATCGATGCTGATGCCTCTGCCGGTGCTGATTCGGGAGCAGAAGTCCAAAGACGGCACCCGCAAGTACCTGTGGCAGATGGCGGACGGTGCCCGGGTGGAGTCCGTCCTGCTGAACCATGGGGGGCATACGACGGCCTGCGTTTCGAGCCAGGTGGGCTGTCCGCTCTCCTGCGTCTTCTGCGCCACGGGGACCCTGGGATTCGGCCGCAACCTGACCCCCGGTGAGATCCTGGGGCAGTTCCTGATGATGGAGCGCCGTCGGCTGGATGGCGGGGCGGAGCAGGGGATCAACAACATCGTGTTCATGGGGATGGGCGAACCGCTGTTGAACGCCGGCAACGTGTTCAAGGGCATTCGTATGCTGAACCATCCCAAGATGCGCAATCTCGGTGCCCGCCACATCACGATCTCGACCGCAGGCGTCGTGCCCGGGATCCTCGACCTGGCGGACTTCGAGGTCCCTCTGCGCCTCTCCGTATCCCTCCATGCCCCGAACGACGGCCTGCGTACGAAGCTGATGCCCATCAACCGGCAGTACTCCCTGTCAAGGCTGGTCGAGGCGCTTCGCGTCTACAGAAATCGTACGGGCGAGCGTATCACGATAGAGTATGCCCTGATCGACGGCCTGAACGACGATCCGCAGCTTGCCTATGAGATGGCGGCGTTGCTCGATGGACTGGAGCCTTACATCAATCTGATCCCGTTCAATCCCATCCCGATGAAACCGGAGCTTCGCCGCTCCCCCGAGGCGAAGGTCAAAGCGTTCTGCGCCGCTCTCGCCGAGTTGCGGATCGAGTTCGAGGTGCGCCGCGAACGGGGGGCGGACATCATGGCGGCCTGCGGTCAGCTGGCCGGCACGTTGCGCTGCACTTGA
- a CDS encoding GntR family transcriptional regulator — MNIPYHSLEQLIPIHLKDNPAPYYIANILREAIYRGLLPEGEPLHQSQLAERLKVSPIPLREALRLLETEGLVDFRGRRGAMVTGLSAEETREVYEMLAALETNVLHIAFPSITKETIAAAEEVLDRMEAEPDCIVWRQENILFHTLLYESADRPMTLDQIARLRQQVDRYIRLHLASMREESEAQHRLILEAIKTRDLDAALEALSRHLENTSRDLQGYMGKEEDD; from the coding sequence ATGAACATTCCCTATCATTCCCTTGAACAGCTCATCCCCATTCACCTCAAGGACAACCCGGCCCCCTACTACATCGCCAACATCCTGAGGGAGGCCATCTACCGCGGACTTCTGCCGGAGGGCGAGCCCCTGCACCAGAGCCAGTTGGCGGAACGCCTGAAGGTCAGCCCGATACCGTTGCGTGAGGCGCTCCGTCTGCTCGAGACGGAGGGGCTGGTCGACTTTCGCGGCAGGCGCGGGGCCATGGTCACGGGGCTGAGCGCCGAGGAGACCCGCGAGGTCTACGAAATGCTCGCCGCTTTGGAGACGAACGTCCTGCACATCGCCTTCCCCTCCATCACCAAGGAGACCATTGCCGCAGCGGAGGAGGTGCTGGACAGGATGGAGGCCGAACCGGACTGCATCGTATGGAGACAGGAGAACATCCTGTTTCACACGCTGCTTTACGAGTCCGCCGACCGGCCTATGACGCTCGATCAGATCGCCCGCCTGCGCCAGCAAGTGGATCGTTACATCCGTCTGCACCTAGCTTCCATGCGCGAGGAATCCGAAGCCCAGCACCGGCTCATCCTCGAGGCCATCAAAACCAGGGATCTGGACGCCGCTCTGGAGGCTTTGTCCCGGCATCTGGAGAACACTTCGCGGGATCTTCAGGGATATATGGGTAAGGAGGAGGACGACTGA
- a CDS encoding sensor histidine kinase, translated as MFSGFWVLAAALGSLYYGNAFIAHILGSQEQGIGSAVFLLSITRMLVHGTQNLLLLSGWHMIARGVAQRFPRVEDSVTILLPPSGLVVSFYLLFFVAPKLRLMFPVHVAILFLLMVLFQLLMLRVEDGLDRYAALLLWIFSFQSLELFSSFSEASGNIPAQDTTALGMAGTALFFSFLTGAVSSTWLISRYSTRVSLLRQTWTKSELRSAPEDTGLKAVTMVDVNNLAHDLKNPIAAIKGTAAMLHKSTPSEKSALILKAAEYMDNMVRELLMEDERNAVKVLDLCATIDRHIRPFPWGKDVTITIHPAAEALSISANKIRLLRAVFNVLDNAWRANETTGGRGIELQVRRNADYLELDILDNGPGYRAERAQSAKSGWGSTGLGLAFTRRVISLHGGSLLIADRVDRKRGTRVLISLPILSKPSDTFGAV; from the coding sequence TTGTTCTCGGGCTTTTGGGTCCTGGCGGCAGCGTTGGGCTCCCTTTACTACGGCAACGCCTTCATCGCCCATATCCTCGGCTCCCAGGAGCAGGGAATCGGATCGGCCGTCTTCCTGCTTTCCATAACGAGGATGCTGGTCCACGGGACTCAGAACCTGCTCCTTCTCTCCGGCTGGCATATGATCGCCCGGGGTGTGGCGCAGCGATTTCCGAGAGTCGAGGACTCGGTGACGATCCTGCTTCCCCCTTCCGGGCTGGTGGTCAGTTTCTATCTGCTGTTCTTTGTGGCGCCCAAACTCCGCCTGATGTTCCCGGTACACGTCGCCATCCTGTTCCTTCTGATGGTGCTGTTCCAACTCCTCATGCTCCGGGTCGAGGATGGACTGGACCGGTATGCGGCCCTTCTGCTCTGGATTTTTTCCTTTCAGAGTCTGGAACTGTTCTCCAGCTTCTCCGAGGCATCCGGAAACATCCCGGCACAGGACACGACGGCCCTCGGCATGGCGGGAACCGCGCTTTTCTTCAGTTTTCTCACCGGAGCCGTCTCCTCCACCTGGCTCATATCCCGCTATTCCACCCGGGTCAGTCTGCTGCGTCAGACCTGGACCAAATCGGAGCTCAGAAGCGCGCCTGAGGACACGGGACTCAAGGCGGTGACTATGGTCGACGTCAACAACCTGGCCCATGACCTCAAAAACCCGATCGCAGCGATCAAGGGAACCGCGGCGATGCTCCACAAAAGCACGCCCTCGGAGAAGAGCGCCCTCATCCTCAAGGCGGCGGAGTATATGGATAACATGGTCCGGGAACTCCTGATGGAGGACGAGAGAAATGCGGTGAAGGTCCTCGATCTCTGCGCGACGATAGACCGTCACATCCGCCCCTTCCCCTGGGGAAAGGACGTGACGATAACGATTCATCCTGCAGCCGAGGCGCTCTCGATCTCGGCCAACAAGATACGCCTCCTTCGCGCGGTGTTCAACGTTCTGGACAACGCATGGAGGGCCAACGAGACGACGGGGGGCCGTGGCATCGAACTTCAGGTGCGCCGCAACGCCGATTACCTGGAGCTCGATATCCTCGACAACGGTCCCGGCTACAGGGCGGAACGCGCGCAATCCGCCAAATCCGGCTGGGGCTCGACGGGACTGGGGCTGGCCTTCACGCGCCGCGTGATCTCCCTGCACGGCGGCTCGCTTCTGATCGCCGACAGGGTCGACCGGAAGCGGGGAACGCGGGTCCTCATCTCTCTTCCGATCCTGTCAAAGCCGTCGGACACCTTCGGCGCCGTCTGA
- a CDS encoding SagB/ThcOx family dehydrogenase, with protein sequence MNNKSDAGCNFVRATYYRNMPEPSDQEKGLPQPPVERPAAQEGRIAELPGPEALDVPPMDLRTAIESRRSLRGYSGASLSLNELSWLLWASQGIRKITRSEGSTRTWRNVPSAGGRHPFETYLVLRAVSGLTPGLYRYLAVGHRIQEVDVSRDYAQKVSDICYRQPFIAQAAATFVWAANAYRSVWRYKARAYRYFYKDSGHVCQNLSLAALPIGCGVCAIGAFDDEELARMIGADGDTLFPVYAAAVGKRAHP encoded by the coding sequence GTGAACAACAAGAGTGACGCAGGATGCAATTTCGTGCGTGCCACGTACTACCGTAACATGCCGGAGCCCTCGGACCAGGAGAAGGGACTGCCCCAGCCGCCGGTGGAGCGCCCCGCGGCTCAGGAGGGAAGGATCGCCGAGCTGCCCGGCCCGGAGGCGCTGGACGTTCCGCCGATGGATCTGCGCACCGCCATCGAGTCCCGGCGCTCGCTGCGTGGCTACTCCGGGGCCTCCCTCTCCCTCAACGAGCTTTCCTGGCTGCTCTGGGCCTCCCAGGGCATACGGAAAATCACCCGATCGGAGGGCTCGACGAGAACCTGGCGCAACGTCCCGTCGGCCGGCGGACGCCATCCGTTCGAAACCTACCTGGTTCTCCGAGCCGTCTCGGGCCTGACTCCCGGACTCTACCGCTACCTGGCCGTCGGGCACCGCATCCAGGAGGTGGACGTCTCCCGCGACTACGCGCAAAAGGTCTCCGACATCTGCTACCGTCAGCCCTTCATCGCTCAGGCCGCCGCAACGTTCGTCTGGGCCGCAAACGCCTATCGCAGCGTCTGGCGCTACAAAGCACGGGCCTACCGCTACTTTTACAAGGATTCCGGACACGTCTGCCAGAACCTTTCCCTGGCCGCCCTGCCCATCGGCTGCGGAGTCTGTGCCATTGGGGCTTTTGACGACGAGGAACTGGCCCGCATGATCGGTGCGGACGGAGACACCCTCTTCCCCGTCTACGCGGCGGCCGTTGGAAAACGCGCCCACCCCTGA
- a CDS encoding TIGR04076 family protein, whose amino-acid sequence MHKPKNTTSRGRPRIVLTLIERRGPHGCHRGHKVGDTFDFDTERGALCPMALHSGFPHIDILRYGGTIPPCTSTGCVAFCCPDPDVVNVFRIDVVPSDGSA is encoded by the coding sequence ATGCACAAGCCTAAAAACACCACCTCGCGAGGACGGCCCCGGATCGTCCTCACCCTCATCGAACGCAGGGGCCCCCACGGTTGCCACCGGGGACACAAGGTCGGCGATACCTTCGACTTCGACACGGAACGGGGTGCGCTCTGTCCCATGGCCCTGCACTCGGGTTTTCCTCACATCGACATTCTGCGCTACGGCGGCACAATCCCTCCTTGCACCAGCACGGGCTGCGTCGCCTTTTGCTGTCCCGACCCGGACGTGGTCAATGTCTTTCGCATCGACGTGGTCCCGTCGGACGGATCTGCATAG
- a CDS encoding ASKHA domain-containing protein, which translates to MSQGRCSILFLPFNIAVEGDSGETLDALALRGGVPLERPCTGAGICGKCRVRTAPPAEFLTPPTFTERRLLKKAELDAGLRLACCATILGSGTVSVVNPVGQRSHRILEDLGPDAMFVWDGARPGYGISVDIGTTTVACCLLDLQGQKILGVHSFLNPQIPFGDDVISRISHSTSSPEALGQLQRAILGGLSSAFLELTQRHGIRSEEIREVVVAANTVMEHLLMGVSPETIGKSPYTPAFLSHEPVPAASLGLPVHPEGLLKLIPNVAGYVGGDIVSGATAFGLDSGAPLKLLVDIGTNNEIVLGNRDGLYCCAAAAGPALEGARIQCGMRAQAGAIERVRLAGGELEIEVIGGGHPVGLCGSGLVDLLALLLREGIVERSGRFVPPEECRNEPLRSRLGRDGNGMVHFLLGEAADAVRLTQKDVREVQLALGAIRAGMGVLLERRDVSLEDIDELLLAGAFGNYIDVDSAMAVGLVPKLPRERIRSVKNASGLGACLALASPRFYEKTGEAAQKMQYIELSTLPDFQRRFVKAMIF; encoded by the coding sequence ATGTCACAGGGACGCTGCAGCATCCTTTTTTTACCCTTCAACATAGCGGTGGAGGGCGATTCCGGCGAGACGCTGGACGCCCTCGCCCTCCGCGGAGGAGTGCCTCTCGAGCGTCCCTGTACCGGGGCGGGAATCTGCGGAAAATGCCGCGTCCGGACCGCTCCTCCCGCCGAATTTCTGACCCCTCCGACCTTCACCGAAAGACGGCTGCTCAAGAAGGCCGAGCTCGATGCGGGGCTGCGCCTGGCCTGTTGCGCGACAATTCTGGGGAGCGGCACGGTATCCGTGGTCAATCCGGTTGGGCAGCGCTCCCACCGGATCCTGGAGGATTTGGGGCCGGACGCGATGTTCGTCTGGGATGGGGCGCGTCCCGGCTACGGCATCTCCGTGGACATCGGGACCACAACCGTGGCCTGCTGCCTTTTGGACCTGCAGGGGCAGAAGATTCTGGGAGTCCACTCCTTCCTGAACCCACAGATCCCCTTCGGGGACGACGTCATCTCCCGCATCTCCCACTCCACCTCCTCCCCCGAGGCTCTCGGCCAGCTCCAGCGGGCGATCCTCGGCGGACTCTCCTCCGCCTTTCTGGAGCTGACCCAGCGTCACGGAATCCGCTCCGAAGAGATCCGCGAGGTCGTCGTAGCCGCGAACACCGTCATGGAACACCTCCTCATGGGCGTCTCCCCGGAGACGATCGGCAAAAGCCCTTATACGCCGGCATTTCTCAGTCACGAACCCGTGCCTGCGGCATCCCTGGGACTTCCCGTCCACCCCGAAGGGCTCCTGAAGCTCATCCCCAACGTCGCGGGCTACGTTGGCGGAGACATCGTTTCCGGGGCAACGGCCTTCGGCCTGGACTCCGGGGCGCCCCTGAAGCTTCTGGTCGACATCGGGACCAACAACGAGATCGTTCTGGGCAATCGTGACGGGCTTTATTGCTGCGCTGCAGCCGCGGGACCGGCACTCGAAGGGGCCAGAATCCAATGCGGCATGAGGGCCCAGGCCGGGGCCATCGAACGAGTCCGACTGGCCGGGGGAGAGCTCGAAATCGAGGTGATCGGCGGAGGGCACCCGGTCGGATTGTGCGGATCCGGACTGGTGGACCTTCTTGCCCTTCTGCTGCGAGAGGGCATCGTGGAGCGGAGCGGTCGGTTTGTACCCCCCGAGGAGTGCCGCAACGAACCGTTGCGCAGTCGCCTGGGCCGGGACGGAAACGGCATGGTACACTTCCTGTTGGGCGAGGCAGCCGACGCCGTCCGCCTGACGCAGAAGGACGTACGGGAGGTGCAGCTGGCCCTGGGCGCCATCCGAGCCGGCATGGGGGTCCTGTTGGAGCGGCGGGACGTCTCCCTGGAGGATATCGACGAGCTGCTTTTGGCGGGGGCCTTCGGGAACTACATCGACGTCGACAGCGCCATGGCGGTCGGCCTCGTCCCCAAGCTGCCTCGGGAGAGGATCCGAAGCGTGAAAAACGCGTCCGGCCTTGGCGCCTGCCTGGCGCTCGCCTCTCCTCGCTTTTACGAAAAAACCGGGGAGGCCGCCCAAAAAATGCAGTACATCGAGCTCTCCACGCTCCCCGACTTTCAGCGGCGCTTCGTCAAGGCCATGATCTTTTGA
- a CDS encoding CobW family GTP-binding protein gives MNDKKCKVLLLSGFLGSGKTTLLRELLENPPDGETLVVLMNEFGRIGVDGDVVRREGLEVMEINRGSIFCACAKGDFLRALHTILRDYRPGILLIEASGVADTRDMKRDLGLGRLGDFFELRGNLCVVDAEHFADWADLFNAVPRQVEAATLIVLNKIDLAAPESLPELRRKIRELNAEAPLYETSFGRIPWERILPKEEPAQAVGALPSGEDWDAFIEERLKDASAHLTPPDAFYPQSILWEGDPQAFRRALSDLPDDLVRAKGFFREGEGWMLFDIVRGRAPTYASLVRDSDGAEPNLAVFIRREDRPQEIPKRLVNAGLKLKGIRN, from the coding sequence TTGAACGACAAAAAGTGCAAGGTCCTTCTTCTCTCCGGATTCCTCGGAAGCGGAAAGACCACTCTGCTGAGGGAGCTTCTGGAGAATCCCCCCGACGGGGAAACCCTGGTCGTCCTGATGAACGAATTCGGCCGGATCGGGGTGGATGGAGATGTCGTCCGCAGGGAGGGTCTCGAGGTGATGGAGATCAACCGAGGCTCCATCTTCTGCGCCTGCGCCAAGGGGGACTTTCTCCGCGCCCTCCATACGATCCTGAGGGACTACCGTCCCGGTATCCTGTTGATCGAGGCCAGCGGCGTCGCCGACACCCGGGACATGAAACGCGACCTCGGCCTGGGCCGTTTGGGGGACTTCTTCGAGCTCCGGGGCAACCTCTGCGTGGTGGATGCCGAGCATTTCGCGGACTGGGCGGATCTCTTCAACGCGGTGCCCCGCCAGGTCGAGGCCGCCACCCTGATCGTCCTCAACAAAATCGATCTCGCGGCCCCCGAGTCGCTGCCCGAGCTGCGCCGGAAGATCCGAGAGCTCAACGCGGAGGCTCCACTGTACGAGACCTCCTTCGGCAGAATCCCCTGGGAGCGGATCCTGCCGAAGGAGGAACCCGCTCAGGCCGTCGGCGCCCTTCCCTCGGGCGAGGATTGGGACGCCTTCATCGAGGAGCGCCTGAAGGATGCCTCCGCCCACCTGACGCCGCCGGACGCCTTTTACCCGCAGAGCATTCTCTGGGAGGGGGACCCCCAGGCCTTCCGAAGGGCTCTGTCGGACCTGCCCGACGATCTGGTCCGAGCGAAAGGTTTTTTCCGCGAGGGGGAAGGCTGGATGCTCTTCGACATCGTCCGGGGCAGGGCCCCGACTTACGCCTCCCTGGTCCGGGATTCGGACGGGGCCGAGCCCAACCTTGCGGTCTTCATCCGCAGGGAGGACCGTCCCCAGGAAATTCCCAAACGCCTCGTGAACGCCGGGCTCAAACTCAAGGGAATCCGAAACTGA